A single genomic interval of Ammospiza nelsoni isolate bAmmNel1 chromosome 25, bAmmNel1.pri, whole genome shotgun sequence harbors:
- the IFNLR1 gene encoding interferon lambda receptor 1 produces the protein MCALLGSSVLCNSHRKHQRMDEGKAFVSNGKSCFVLCGWKVGALMALCVLQQARGHVQLLPPQNVTLLSRDFAMILTWAPGEGSPPDVTYTVRYESQDRLDKWRKVPHCRNIPRSFCNLTCALSNLYVKVRARVKAVWGWSQSPWVKSQFKDYYSDVELAPPVLTLKVRDNSIHVSASFPLPTCVENLTWKYDLNLWEAGSEDKQKKYEGYFRKDTVTINTTALRGNYCFSARALYESIDVKHSEFSQPVCVLLNHKAQWKFPLLVVIPLFVLPIFVASPFICCLVKQEAKQRKMPQVLDFSQFKAAGPTFPLELGEKEFCSDDLSCSEEPVPQRRTNRALGGHQLPWRASFSSSSSLSSSWSEDEEEEGSSTLIPYHKMPRYPKRGLSSQPAPAALGEILDSGSGDLSVASVLDLRALGFTLLAERKGERDTSGSQAHEEPSLYLCSSLDRISLTDVTLPGAPEQGQDHGHGDERLGTSPLQPLLGGIGAEPHELNPRKVPHSCRGYQKSIPELQLQEDPSRQLLIPLWTLQLAEDEGIASDCGSDSFTEGTPPEPTVLSDAFGTSLTEGKCDPKLQFPGYEHSHYLGRI, from the exons ATGTGTGCACTCCTGGGCTCCTCAGTCCTCTGCAATTCACACAGGAAACACCAGAGAATGGATGAAGGAAAAGCATTTGTGTCAAATGGGAAGTCCTGCTTTGTCCTGTGTGGCTGGAAAGTGGGAGCCCTGATGgctctgtgtgtcctgcagcaGGCTCGAG GTCATGTTCAGCTTCTCCCTCCTCAAAACGTGACCCTGCTGTCCAGGGATTTTGCCATGATTTTGACCTGGGCTCCAGGGGAAGGCTCTCCCCCAGATGTGACCTACACTGTGAGGTATGAAAG CCAGGACCGCCTGGACAAATGGAGGAAGGTTCCTCACTGCAGGAACATCCCCAGGTCCTTCTGCAATCTGACTTGTGCCCTCTCCAACCTCTACGTCAAGGTGCGGGCTCGGGTGAAGGCGGTTTGGGGCTGGTCCCAGTCGCCCTGGGTGAAATCCCAGTTCAAGGATTACTACTCAGATG TGGAACTGGCTCCCCCTGTGCTCACCCTGAAGGTCAGGGACAATTCCATCCACGTCAGtgcctccttccctctgcccacCTGTGTGGAGAACCTCACCTGGAAGTATGACCTGAACCTCTGGGAAGCAGGATCTGAAGACAAG cagaaGAAATACGAGGGTTACTTCAGGAAGGACACAGTGACCATCAACACCACTGCCCTCAGAGGCAACTACTGCTTCAGTGCCAGGGCTCTCTATGAAAGCATCGACGTGAAGCACAGTGAATTCtcccagcctgtgtgtgtgctgttaAACCACAAAG CACAGTGGAAGTTCCCACTTCTGGTTGTGATCCCTCTGTTTGTCCTCCCCATCTTTGTGGCCAGTCCCTTCATCTGCTGCCTGGTGAAGCAGGAGGCCAAGCAAAGGAAGATGCCTCAAGTTCTG GATTTCTCTCAATTTAAAGCTGCTGGACCAACCTTCCCCCTGGAGCTTGGTGAAAAGGAATTCTGCAGTGATGATCTGAGCTGCTCAGAGGAGCCAGTGCCTCAAAGGAGGACAAACAGAGCTTTAGGAGGACACCAGCTGCCATGGAGGGCTTCTttctcatcatcatcatcactgtcATCATCGTGgtcagaggatgaggaggaggaaggcagcagcactttGATCCCATACCACAAAATGCCTCGGTATCCAAAGAGAGGTctcagctctcagccagccccagcagctctgggggaaatCCTGGATTCAGGGTCTGGAGATCTCTCTGTGGCATCTGTGCTTGACCTCAGAGCCCTGGGTTTCACCCTCCTTGCAGAGAGGAAGGGTGAGAGGGACACCTCGGGGTCCCAGGCACACGAGGAGCCCTCCCTGTACCTCTGCTCCTCCTTGGACAGGATCTCCCTCACTGATGTGACATTGCCAggtgccccagagcagggccaggaccATGGACACGGGGACGAGAGGCTGGGGACgagccccctgcagcccctgctggggGGGATTGGTGCTGAACCCCACGAGCTGAACCCCAGGAAGGTTCCCCATTCCTGCAGGGGTTACCAGAAATccatccctgagctgcagctccaggaggatcccagcaggcagctgctcaTCCCCCTGTGGacactgcagctggcagaggatgAAGGCATCGCCAGTGACTGTGGCAGTGACAGCTTCACAGAGGGGACCCCTCCCGAGCCCACAGTGCTCAGTGACGCTTTTGGGACTTCACTTACAGAGGGAAAATGTGATCCAAAGCTGCAATTCCCAGGCTATGAGCACTCACATTACTTGGGAAGGATCTGA